A window of the Schlesneria paludicola DSM 18645 genome harbors these coding sequences:
- a CDS encoding glycosyltransferase family 2 protein translates to MKLSIVIPVFNEAESLDELHAQIAQVVSEHSLDCEIIFVDDGSKDKSWKVIRQLAKADSSVRGLRFRRNFGKAAGLTAGIRAARGELILMMDADLQDDPAEIPKFIEKLGEGFDVVNGWKLRRLDPWHKVYPSLVFNWLVARMTGLELHDHNCGLKLFKAEVGREIRLYGELHRFIPVLANARGFRVTELAVNHRARQHGESKYGYRRFMRGFLDLFTVTFLIGYGQRPQHMLGAAGLVSFGMGVIGSAYLALTWFLMHVIPLFKPTPIGGRPLLAYSIALMLLGAQAISLGLLAELIVYYTSRESDTFSVTDEVGKPEQIV, encoded by the coding sequence ATGAAATTGTCGATCGTCATTCCGGTCTTTAATGAGGCCGAAAGTCTGGATGAACTGCACGCCCAGATCGCGCAAGTTGTCTCAGAACATTCGCTCGATTGTGAAATCATCTTCGTCGACGATGGGTCGAAAGACAAATCTTGGAAAGTCATCCGGCAACTCGCCAAAGCCGATTCGAGCGTCCGGGGCCTGCGATTTCGCCGCAACTTTGGCAAGGCTGCGGGACTGACGGCGGGAATTCGCGCAGCACGCGGCGAACTCATTCTGATGATGGACGCCGATCTGCAGGACGACCCTGCGGAAATCCCGAAGTTCATCGAAAAGCTGGGTGAAGGTTTCGACGTCGTCAACGGCTGGAAATTGCGGCGGCTCGACCCGTGGCACAAAGTCTATCCAAGTCTCGTTTTCAATTGGCTTGTCGCTCGGATGACCGGCCTGGAACTGCACGACCATAACTGCGGACTAAAACTGTTTAAGGCCGAAGTCGGTCGCGAAATCCGCCTGTATGGCGAACTTCATCGGTTCATCCCCGTGCTCGCCAATGCGCGTGGCTTCCGAGTGACCGAACTCGCCGTCAACCATCGGGCTCGTCAGCACGGAGAATCGAAGTACGGATACCGCCGCTTCATGCGAGGTTTTCTCGACCTGTTCACGGTGACATTTCTGATCGGCTATGGCCAACGCCCACAGCACATGTTAGGTGCCGCGGGTCTGGTTTCGTTTGGAATGGGTGTCATCGGATCGGCGTACCTGGCGCTGACCTGGTTCCTGATGCATGTCATTCCCCTCTTTAAGCCGACCCCAATCGGGGGGCGTCCTCTGCTGGCGTACTCCATCGCGTTGATGCTATTGGGAGCCCAGGCCATTTCGCTGGGACTGCTTGCGGAACTGATTGTGTACTACACCAGCCGCGAGAGCGACACATTCAGTGTGACGGACGAAGTGGGAAAGCCTGAACAGATCGTCTGA
- a CDS encoding M56 family metallopeptidase has protein sequence MDSVLNGVVSNTVLAGVLALFTSGIQRFWHNPQLAHALWFLVLAKLITPPLFSVALPDHRLFSVSRAAAPILADDVDTLQRPGDGDLSLAPTMSRPEPMHQEGGPIRVMVDSTTEPAEVTPMSTSRRQASLVSSLAILIAANWQTWLCATWGAGLIVGAIIHWRQLGRFRTLFSAAVDADAELLDDTRMFAKRMGLQSYPSIRVLHAHFPPLVCAGWRRHLLLMPARLLRELDREQLHTVLVHELAHIRRGDHLMRWFEILVRGVFWWHPLAWWASHQLRQAEEECCDAWVVWALPNGQRSYGKALLWTVQFLAERRVVPVVVGAAFGGSHVKRRIEMVMTRKLNRKMSWGALFMVVISAFCVLPVAAQKRPDNDAVGRGLAEREPETEATQAPTSAAESRDLEARIERLERLLQELTLTVKNSATNSRDEQQGNRGKASDQRGVRDVELRRGTDAKGAEQMPTRDWKEWSARNNRLKETLLALDKQAWDAASTRDWKAYEKLVRPGYNWGYFGTSRNAPTVEELQRRRYFDVKIREVEVGKITEDVAFLKYVFSCKVEEAEQVQTYQNHQSMQIWTLIDGNWLLTYTTNFVLMGGE, from the coding sequence ATGGACAGCGTTCTGAACGGCGTCGTTTCGAATACCGTCCTGGCGGGCGTACTGGCACTTTTCACGTCTGGCATCCAACGGTTCTGGCACAACCCACAACTCGCGCATGCCCTTTGGTTTCTGGTACTCGCCAAGCTGATCACGCCCCCTCTATTCTCGGTCGCGCTGCCTGATCACCGGTTATTTTCTGTCAGCCGTGCAGCAGCACCGATTCTCGCTGACGATGTGGACACCTTGCAGCGGCCGGGGGACGGCGACCTCTCATTGGCACCAACAATGTCACGGCCGGAGCCGATGCATCAGGAAGGTGGGCCGATTCGAGTGATGGTCGATTCAACGACGGAGCCAGCCGAGGTGACACCGATGTCGACGTCCCGCCGTCAGGCATCCCTTGTGTCAAGTTTGGCGATCCTGATCGCGGCGAACTGGCAGACGTGGCTGTGCGCCACCTGGGGTGCAGGTTTGATCGTTGGGGCGATCATCCATTGGAGACAGCTCGGTCGGTTCCGCACACTGTTTTCTGCTGCGGTCGACGCCGACGCCGAACTTCTCGACGACACTCGAATGTTCGCGAAGCGGATGGGTTTACAGAGTTACCCATCGATTCGAGTCCTTCACGCCCACTTTCCACCGCTCGTCTGTGCCGGTTGGCGTCGCCATTTGCTACTGATGCCGGCCCGCCTGCTGAGAGAGCTGGATCGTGAGCAGTTGCACACGGTTCTGGTCCACGAGCTGGCGCACATTCGTCGCGGTGACCATCTGATGCGGTGGTTCGAGATCCTCGTTCGAGGAGTCTTCTGGTGGCACCCGTTGGCCTGGTGGGCCAGCCACCAGCTTCGGCAGGCGGAAGAAGAATGCTGCGATGCGTGGGTGGTCTGGGCGCTACCGAACGGTCAGCGAAGCTATGGAAAAGCGTTGTTGTGGACGGTCCAATTTCTCGCAGAGCGTCGCGTTGTTCCTGTTGTCGTAGGAGCAGCGTTTGGTGGTTCGCATGTGAAAAGGAGAATCGAGATGGTCATGACGAGAAAGCTGAACCGAAAAATGTCCTGGGGCGCGCTGTTCATGGTTGTGATCTCTGCGTTCTGCGTGCTGCCGGTGGCAGCTCAGAAACGTCCCGACAACGATGCTGTTGGGCGCGGGCTTGCCGAACGGGAGCCGGAGACAGAGGCGACACAGGCGCCAACCTCCGCCGCAGAAAGTCGTGATCTCGAGGCCAGAATCGAGCGACTAGAGCGGTTGCTGCAGGAATTGACGCTGACGGTCAAAAACTCCGCGACGAATTCCCGTGATGAACAACAGGGAAATCGCGGGAAGGCCTCGGATCAGCGCGGCGTACGCGATGTCGAACTTCGCCGTGGGACTGACGCGAAGGGCGCCGAGCAAATGCCCACAAGAGATTGGAAAGAGTGGTCTGCCAGAAACAATCGGCTCAAGGAAACCCTGCTCGCGCTCGACAAACAAGCTTGGGACGCCGCCAGTACGCGGGATTGGAAGGCGTACGAAAAACTCGTCCGGCCAGGCTACAACTGGGGCTACTTTGGAACGAGCCGTAACGCGCCCACCGTCGAGGAACTGCAGCGCAGACGCTATTTCGACGTGAAAATTCGTGAGGTCGAAGTCGGTAAGATCACCGAGGACGTCGCGTTTCTCAAATACGTCTTTAGTTGCAAGGTCGAGGAAGCGGAGCAGGTCCAAACCTACCAAAATCATCAATCCATGCAAATCTGGACACTGATTGATGGCAATTGGCTCCTTACGTATACAACGAACTTTGTCCTGATGGGAGGAGAATGA
- a CDS encoding D-TA family PLP-dependent enzyme, whose amino-acid sequence MEPVYAIADTSQIYSPALLVYRSIVIENLKKMIAIAGSPQRLRPHCKTHKMPAVTKIELEMGITKHKCATFAEAEMLATAGAKDIFLAYNLVGPNITRAVRFLQKFSDVRFIVTADDSHMISELDDAMSAAGLKIHVALDLDSGMHRTGITPGPRAAELYQQIVDSPALVPAGFHFYDGHNAQTDLKERTAAVHAGWEKASRLRDEFVGRGWPVPAILCGGTGSFPIFAKIADPVIELAPGTCVFHDFGYDTIFPDMDFKPAVVMLTRVVSRPASDRVTCDLGSKSVASDPPKGTRVMFPDLPDAQQVIHNEEHLVLQTPLAGNFQPGDELYAIPKHVCPTSALYKQAYVIDDGKVVEMWDVTGRDRLITI is encoded by the coding sequence ATGGAACCTGTTTACGCGATCGCTGATACCTCGCAGATTTATTCTCCCGCTTTGCTCGTTTATCGCTCGATCGTCATCGAGAATCTGAAAAAGATGATCGCGATTGCCGGAAGCCCGCAGCGATTGCGACCTCATTGCAAGACGCACAAGATGCCGGCGGTGACAAAAATCGAACTCGAAATGGGAATCACCAAGCATAAATGTGCGACGTTCGCTGAAGCGGAAATGCTCGCCACAGCTGGGGCGAAGGATATTTTCCTAGCCTACAATCTGGTGGGGCCCAACATCACGCGCGCCGTGCGTTTTTTGCAGAAGTTTTCCGATGTGCGCTTCATCGTGACGGCCGATGACTCACATATGATTTCGGAACTGGATGACGCCATGAGTGCGGCCGGCCTGAAAATTCATGTCGCTTTGGACCTCGATTCTGGAATGCACCGAACCGGGATTACGCCTGGTCCTCGCGCGGCGGAACTCTATCAGCAGATCGTCGACTCCCCTGCCCTGGTGCCGGCGGGATTCCACTTCTATGACGGGCACAATGCCCAGACCGATTTGAAGGAACGCACCGCCGCTGTGCATGCCGGATGGGAAAAGGCCTCCAGACTTCGCGATGAATTCGTCGGTCGTGGTTGGCCCGTTCCCGCAATTCTCTGTGGTGGTACCGGGTCATTTCCAATTTTCGCGAAGATTGCCGATCCTGTGATTGAGTTGGCACCCGGAACGTGCGTCTTTCATGACTTTGGATATGACACGATCTTTCCCGACATGGACTTCAAGCCCGCCGTCGTCATGCTGACACGTGTTGTGAGTCGTCCTGCATCCGATCGCGTCACGTGCGACTTGGGTAGCAAGTCGGTTGCGTCTGATCCACCCAAGGGAACTCGCGTGATGTTTCCCGATTTGCCGGACGCGCAGCAGGTGATTCATAACGAAGAACATCTTGTCTTGCAGACCCCGCTTGCAGGAAACTTCCAACCGGGGGACGAACTGTACGCGATTCCGAAGCACGTCTGCCCTACGTCCGCACTCTACAAGCAGGCGTATGTGATCGATGACGGAAAAGTGGTGGAGATGTGGGACGTCACCGGTCGCGACCGGTTGATCACCATCTGA
- a CDS encoding sugar phosphate isomerase/epimerase family protein, translating into MAVSLNRRDFLLASAAGIAAASISRAATAADGNDPYLGLKMGIQSYSLRGFKKAEEALELTKKLGLKYWESFPGHIPMSTVPKHIEAQKGLLAKEGITCFSYGVVGFDGNENAAREIFEFAKAMGIKSLSADPKPDAATFDLLDKLVAEYDVAIAIHNHGPKHRYDKISDVEKVVKDRHPKIGACVDTGHYLRSNENPVEAVQRLNKRVFGVHLKDVKTLPNGEKQFKIAGEGDLDVTGLLKALKAMKYEYCVAIEYEENESNPMPDIEACLKHVRECALKLV; encoded by the coding sequence ATGGCCGTATCTCTGAACCGACGTGATTTCCTTCTCGCCAGCGCTGCTGGAATAGCAGCGGCCTCGATTTCCCGAGCGGCCACCGCCGCCGACGGCAACGATCCCTACCTGGGCCTGAAGATGGGGATTCAAAGCTACTCGCTGCGAGGCTTCAAAAAGGCCGAGGAAGCACTGGAACTGACCAAGAAGCTCGGTCTTAAGTACTGGGAATCGTTCCCGGGCCATATTCCGATGAGCACGGTCCCCAAGCACATCGAAGCTCAGAAGGGATTACTCGCGAAAGAAGGGATTACCTGCTTCTCGTACGGGGTCGTCGGTTTTGACGGCAACGAGAACGCCGCACGTGAGATCTTCGAATTTGCCAAAGCGATGGGAATCAAATCGTTAAGTGCCGATCCCAAGCCGGATGCCGCGACGTTCGATCTGCTCGACAAACTGGTCGCGGAATACGACGTGGCGATTGCGATCCACAATCACGGCCCCAAACATCGCTATGACAAGATCAGCGACGTGGAAAAAGTGGTGAAAGACCGCCACCCCAAGATTGGAGCCTGTGTCGACACCGGTCACTATCTTCGCAGCAACGAAAATCCGGTTGAAGCGGTTCAGCGATTGAACAAGCGGGTCTTCGGAGTGCATCTCAAAGACGTCAAGACGCTGCCGAACGGTGAAAAGCAGTTCAAGATCGCGGGCGAAGGCGACCTGGACGTCACAGGCTTGCTCAAAGCGTTGAAGGCGATGAAGTACGAGTATTGTGTCGCGATCGAGTATGAAGAAAACGAAAGCAACCCGATGCCAGACATCGAAGCGTGCCTGAAGCACGTTCGCGAGTGCGCTTTAAAGCTTGTTTAA
- a CDS encoding nucleoside hydrolase → MLIEKFAIRLTLTAVLMTFSLSALAAEPVRLIFDTDIGNDVDDVQALGVIHALQSRGACQLLGVTITKDNELAGPFIDLINTFYHRGDIPIGTVRQGKTPEPGTYLPLAAELINGKFRYPHDLLSSKDAPEAVGLLRKLLAAQPDGSVAIAQVGFSTNLARLLDSKADDWSPLSGRDLIKAKVSLLSVMAGAFQPINGNAHYCEYNVVQDIANCRKLADEWPTPVVWSGFEIGIAVPYPESSIKRDYGYSADHPVAESYRRYVMPPGDRPTWDLTSVLYAVYPDRGYFDLSEPGRIAVEGDGFTKFAPDAQGRHRYLKLTETQRTRVLEALVQLSSQPPSK, encoded by the coding sequence ATGCTGATCGAAAAATTTGCCATTCGACTGACGCTGACGGCAGTGCTGATGACATTTTCCTTGTCGGCCCTGGCCGCTGAGCCTGTGCGCCTGATCTTCGATACCGATATCGGAAATGACGTCGACGACGTCCAGGCGTTGGGTGTGATTCATGCACTCCAATCACGAGGCGCGTGCCAGCTTTTGGGCGTGACGATTACCAAAGACAACGAACTGGCAGGCCCGTTCATTGACTTGATCAATACCTTCTATCATCGCGGTGACATTCCCATTGGAACCGTGCGACAAGGCAAGACGCCCGAACCGGGGACATATCTGCCTCTGGCCGCCGAACTGATCAACGGAAAGTTTCGATACCCCCATGACCTTCTGAGCAGCAAAGATGCGCCGGAAGCGGTGGGATTGTTGAGAAAACTGCTGGCGGCACAGCCCGATGGTTCTGTCGCCATCGCACAGGTCGGGTTCTCGACGAACCTCGCACGGCTACTCGATTCGAAGGCAGATGACTGGTCGCCGTTGTCGGGACGCGATCTGATCAAGGCGAAAGTCAGTCTGCTCTCCGTCATGGCCGGCGCGTTCCAGCCGATCAACGGCAACGCGCACTACTGCGAATACAACGTCGTCCAAGACATTGCGAACTGTCGAAAGCTGGCCGACGAATGGCCGACGCCGGTTGTTTGGAGCGGCTTCGAAATTGGTATCGCGGTGCCCTATCCCGAATCCAGCATCAAGCGTGATTATGGCTACTCGGCCGATCATCCCGTCGCCGAGTCGTACCGCCGGTATGTCATGCCACCCGGTGATCGTCCCACGTGGGATCTGACGAGCGTCCTTTATGCCGTTTATCCAGACCGAGGCTATTTCGACCTGTCTGAACCGGGCCGCATCGCGGTCGAGGGAGACGGCTTCACGAAGTTTGCACCGGACGCTCAGGGACGTCATCGATATCTCAAATTGACTGAAACACAACGCACGCGAGTTCTCGAGGCTCTTGTACAATTGTCGAGTCAGCCTCCGTCGAAATAG
- a CDS encoding twin-arginine translocation signal domain-containing protein → MPSSSDSVSRRQFLQTTAAAAVTIAGAPMVLTASKTDKPLIVGEGDHQFEVQHNWPQLPDQFKWQTTHNVAVDKAGNLYVIHEGRTDMKDHPSIFVFDSDGKYIRSFGSQFQGGGHGIEIRQEGKQEFLYVCAYQHLKTFAKMDLRGGIVWQRYAPMESGVYAKGENTRPEDRPDPTKIWGPERFLPTNFAFLDDGGFLLVDGYGASYVHRYNADGKWLSSFGGVGEGEGKFATPHGIWVDKREGREPSIVVCDRAHHTLQYFTMDGKYLETIKGFGLPANVETWKNLMVVPELHARVTLLNEKNEVVARLGDDVARVTTEKGIREDKSKWLDGKFVHPHDACFASDGSIFVAEWVGTGRVTKLKKVT, encoded by the coding sequence ATGCCTTCATCATCAGATTCCGTGTCACGTCGTCAATTTCTGCAAACCACGGCTGCGGCGGCCGTCACGATTGCAGGGGCTCCGATGGTTCTCACGGCCTCGAAGACGGACAAGCCATTGATTGTCGGTGAAGGCGATCATCAGTTCGAAGTGCAGCACAACTGGCCACAGCTTCCCGATCAATTCAAATGGCAGACGACGCACAATGTTGCGGTCGATAAGGCCGGGAACTTGTACGTCATTCACGAAGGCCGGACGGATATGAAGGACCATCCGTCGATCTTCGTATTCGATTCCGATGGTAAATACATCCGGTCGTTCGGTTCGCAGTTCCAGGGCGGCGGCCATGGAATTGAAATTCGCCAGGAAGGAAAACAAGAGTTTTTGTACGTCTGTGCATACCAGCACTTGAAGACGTTTGCCAAGATGGACCTTCGCGGTGGAATTGTCTGGCAGCGCTATGCTCCCATGGAATCGGGGGTTTATGCGAAGGGTGAGAATACGCGTCCCGAAGATCGGCCCGATCCGACGAAAATCTGGGGTCCCGAACGATTCCTGCCGACCAATTTCGCCTTTCTCGACGATGGCGGGTTCTTACTCGTGGATGGCTACGGCGCTTCGTACGTTCACCGATACAATGCAGATGGAAAATGGTTAAGTTCATTTGGTGGTGTTGGTGAGGGCGAGGGGAAATTCGCGACGCCGCACGGGATCTGGGTGGACAAGCGTGAAGGCCGCGAGCCGTCGATTGTCGTCTGTGATCGGGCTCATCATACGTTGCAATACTTTACGATGGACGGAAAATACCTCGAGACCATCAAGGGGTTCGGTCTTCCTGCCAATGTGGAGACGTGGAAAAACTTGATGGTGGTGCCGGAACTTCACGCCCGTGTCACCTTGCTGAATGAGAAAAACGAAGTGGTGGCGCGACTGGGAGACGACGTCGCTCGCGTGACGACGGAAAAAGGGATTCGCGAGGACAAATCCAAGTGGCTGGACGGCAAGTTCGTTCATCCGCACGACGCCTGTTTTGCCAGTGATGGCAGCATTTTTGTGGCAGAATGGGTTGGAACTGGGCGAGTCACCAAGCTCAAGAAAGTGACCTAG
- a CDS encoding tetratricopeptide repeat protein produces MNSRIVSIALVALFISRSLTADDVLVLFEKARENFQRGRYEEAIECLDEFKGDAAKDLDPVKVALLHLEAQLAQGDVVAAEETLAASMQDRESAALLAQRARLRFGQGRYDEANQDVGAALAIDGDQLLARLVQAQLFTEKGELKKADEAYRWFVRFYNQKQPADAESLVLVAQGASQYALWHSSAQILDFCVNTVSVDALKVDKTYWQAHLVSGRLLLEKYNKSQGRPELKAALAINPNAADVHVELAKSAVGDYDWDEVEEEAKRALQINPRSTGAFQALATAKLYFRDSDAAEKLLADALQINPVETETLALLAALRMLQDGWPDPTRWKELVGHLDHIADLKLADPTRCEQILIDVATRNPKPGIFLASLAEVVDMFRQHSVAEPLLKQAILLMPQLSQPKNALGQLYMQTGQIDAAKRTLDEAFKADPYHVRVSNMRKVIKVLDDYESIETAHFVIRADGKLDKLLARYMGEYLEEVYPELTSLFGYEPEARTQIEIYNTAKGLSGHQWFSARMVGLPWVQTIGASTGVIIAMQSPGSMEKPLNWARVLKHEFVHVLTLQQTQFNIPHWYTEALAVRSEGYPRPVEWNALLLDRVPKGELKNLDNLSMGFIRAGNIANWNFAYCQSVLYAEYIVKRFGEKSLAGLLDAYRRNLSTDKAIPEVFGVSKEDFEQGYRQYLDAIVASLHRTEADSELNPSRVERAYEKNKGDPDAAANYARLMLLIRKRNEAKSIAQQVLKTNPKHPVAAAVLATLYYREEKFDDAISVLEPAFDKEHPNKRILEILMKTRLQQKRAAEAIELCELGKQHFPDESEWWKGIANAAKMTGEHDRRRAALETLVQIESDDPAPRKALAEMSLADKQYDQAYRFAKLAIHIDVLDADIHRMLAEAFRGLEDYKRSIEEYEIALELKPKAVEFQLGLVETYIAAGRTDEAKKLVDEIFKSNPNNERVHELKEAIK; encoded by the coding sequence ATGAATTCCCGGATCGTTTCCATCGCACTTGTGGCGCTGTTCATTTCGCGCAGTCTGACCGCTGATGATGTTCTCGTACTGTTTGAGAAGGCGCGGGAGAATTTCCAGCGTGGTCGGTATGAAGAGGCGATCGAGTGCCTTGACGAGTTCAAAGGAGACGCCGCAAAAGATCTTGATCCGGTCAAAGTCGCATTGTTACATCTCGAAGCGCAACTGGCACAAGGCGACGTCGTCGCAGCCGAAGAGACGCTCGCCGCATCGATGCAAGATCGCGAGTCAGCGGCGCTCCTTGCGCAGCGAGCGCGACTCCGGTTTGGTCAGGGCCGCTATGACGAAGCGAATCAGGATGTCGGTGCGGCATTGGCAATCGATGGAGATCAGTTGCTCGCACGACTCGTTCAAGCTCAGTTGTTCACGGAAAAGGGCGAACTGAAAAAGGCGGACGAGGCTTACCGTTGGTTTGTCCGCTTCTACAATCAGAAGCAGCCCGCGGATGCCGAGTCATTGGTCCTGGTGGCTCAAGGTGCGTCTCAGTATGCACTTTGGCACAGTTCCGCACAGATTCTCGATTTCTGCGTGAACACGGTTTCGGTCGATGCTCTGAAGGTGGATAAAACCTACTGGCAGGCCCATCTTGTCAGTGGTCGCCTGCTGCTCGAGAAGTACAACAAATCCCAGGGCCGTCCCGAACTGAAGGCGGCATTGGCGATCAACCCCAATGCCGCCGATGTCCACGTCGAACTCGCCAAGTCGGCAGTGGGTGATTACGACTGGGACGAAGTGGAAGAAGAGGCCAAGCGCGCCCTTCAGATTAATCCTCGCTCAACAGGGGCATTTCAGGCGCTCGCAACGGCCAAGCTCTATTTTCGCGACAGCGATGCCGCCGAGAAACTTCTGGCCGATGCCCTGCAAATCAATCCAGTTGAGACCGAGACGCTAGCGCTGCTCGCCGCACTTCGCATGCTGCAGGATGGGTGGCCCGATCCGACGCGTTGGAAGGAACTGGTCGGACATCTCGATCATATCGCCGATCTCAAGCTTGCTGATCCCACGCGCTGTGAACAAATTCTGATTGATGTCGCCACGCGTAATCCCAAACCGGGAATTTTTCTCGCGTCACTCGCCGAAGTCGTGGATATGTTCCGTCAACATTCCGTGGCTGAACCGCTTCTCAAACAGGCGATTCTCCTAATGCCCCAGCTATCGCAGCCCAAGAATGCGCTGGGACAGCTCTACATGCAGACGGGCCAGATCGATGCAGCCAAGCGGACCTTGGATGAGGCGTTCAAAGCCGACCCTTATCATGTACGCGTCAGCAACATGCGTAAGGTTATCAAGGTGCTGGATGACTATGAGTCAATCGAGACCGCTCATTTCGTGATTCGCGCCGACGGCAAGCTCGACAAGCTGCTGGCACGCTACATGGGTGAATATCTGGAAGAAGTCTATCCCGAGCTGACATCCCTGTTTGGATATGAACCGGAGGCGCGGACGCAAATCGAGATCTATAACACCGCGAAGGGGCTGTCGGGGCACCAGTGGTTTAGCGCTCGCATGGTGGGATTGCCGTGGGTGCAGACAATCGGTGCATCAACTGGTGTGATCATCGCCATGCAAAGCCCGGGATCGATGGAAAAGCCACTAAACTGGGCTCGGGTTCTGAAGCACGAATTTGTCCATGTGCTGACGCTGCAGCAAACCCAGTTCAATATCCCTCACTGGTATACCGAGGCGCTGGCCGTTCGATCTGAAGGTTATCCACGACCGGTGGAATGGAATGCGCTTCTCTTGGACCGCGTTCCGAAGGGCGAACTCAAAAATCTCGACAACCTGAGTATGGGATTCATTCGCGCAGGCAATATCGCAAATTGGAACTTTGCCTATTGTCAGAGCGTGCTGTATGCAGAATACATCGTCAAACGGTTCGGCGAGAAATCGCTCGCGGGGTTACTCGACGCATACCGACGCAATCTCTCGACCGATAAGGCCATTCCCGAAGTGTTTGGAGTCAGCAAAGAAGACTTTGAGCAAGGCTACCGGCAATACCTTGACGCCATCGTCGCCAGTCTGCACCGGACGGAAGCCGATTCGGAGCTGAATCCATCGCGGGTCGAACGGGCTTACGAAAAGAATAAAGGCGATCCCGACGCCGCGGCCAACTATGCCCGCCTGATGCTGCTGATCCGGAAACGCAACGAAGCCAAGTCGATCGCTCAACAAGTTCTTAAGACGAATCCCAAACATCCGGTCGCAGCCGCGGTACTGGCCACGCTGTACTACCGAGAAGAAAAATTCGACGACGCCATTTCGGTCTTGGAACCTGCATTCGATAAGGAACACCCCAATAAGCGAATTCTCGAGATCCTGATGAAAACCCGATTGCAGCAGAAGCGGGCGGCCGAGGCGATCGAACTTTGTGAGCTGGGCAAACAGCATTTCCCCGACGAAAGCGAGTGGTGGAAGGGGATTGCCAATGCGGCGAAAATGACGGGGGAACACGATCGACGCCGTGCCGCACTGGAAACACTTGTCCAAATTGAATCCGACGACCCAGCACCGCGAAAAGCATTGGCGGAAATGTCACTCGCCGACAAACAGTATGATCAGGCCTATCGCTTCGCCAAATTGGCGATCCACATTGATGTGCTGGATGCTGACATTCATCGGATGCTGGCCGAAGCCTTCCGCGGTCTTGAAGACTACAAGCGGTCGATTGAGGAATACGAGATTGCGCTGGAACTGAAACCGAAAGCGGTCGAGTTTCAATTGGGGCTGGTCGAGACTTACATCGCGGCGGGCCGAACGGACGAAGCCAAGAAACTCGTAGATGAGATCTTCAAGAGCAATCCCAACAATGAGCGGGTCCACGAACTGAAAGAGGCGATCAAGTAG